In bacterium, the following proteins share a genomic window:
- a CDS encoding GAF domain-containing protein translates to MGSDSARRDRYLRLVVDVTAEFATKQDLSALFAAIAGRCAEELGEWCAIARIDPEHPQVVIEALAHGDRAKAGEFRAALEAAPVPKDAPILAQILAAQGPVIVSPDTSETGTAGAWSRIGVVTALVIPFAAAGASRGILALGSGSPRRWDDEEIRIASVIAERVGVAMRNAGLIESERQSRAAAERQARLSDALLRLQRRTHAEEKALSAIAMAIAGETDLGRVLTVALEPLRQLIRFSGGSMVLVEDDGYIVRAAVGPHAGEVLGQRVARDRGPIAQIVETGQSFHTEDRAMAGIPWVGPARSCLAVPLSWHGRTFGVLEVHAVEAHALERGVLPLLQRVAAMLSGSVELARRYAAEVQATAEAETARRQLMLLAEASRLLATSLDVEATLSSIARLAVPALADWCAVDLVEGQGFVRRHVFHADPIKGRLAGELEDRYSPDPRAPQGAHKVIRTGQAEIWPETPDVLLAGGTRNARHLEVLRALGLGSTMVVPFVARGRMLGALTLVSTQAGRRYNSTDLALAEEIARRAALALANAVLHQAEQEAREFAEHAADRTARLQAMTAALSGALTRSQVGDVIVEQGVHALGASAGLMSLLSEDGTTLVVVRDVGFPKPVMRRQRNIPISTSTPMTDAVKTGQPIWFHSKDALVERYPHLVDAFVVPQEGARAAIPLALGERVLGVLVLVFPHQRDFPEEDRAFLRSLAQQCAQAIDRARLYEHEHRVAETLQRAFLPAGLPDLPGVTLNAAYVPGVSESEIGGDWYDVFRLPDGRVALSVGDVVGRGLQAAVIMGQLRQSIRAAALEFHSPVMVLDRAGRVLHLTYEAEGMATAVFGIFDPTLLTFTYSTAGHPAPLLAQPDSRVEALACGGLPLGVETPNIPPAWTVPVPRGSLLVLYTDGLIESTRNVVEGERALIAAVREEAGNPSPDPASAILARMIPGSDPPDDVAILTMGVSMEARTRFDLSIRATPAAGRVVRQALRRFLAENDVAPEQASNFEVALGEALNNAIEHAYGAVPGMIDVGGWREDARLVVEVCDHGRWRPERQEDRGHGLQIMRGLVDTVDLNATESGTTVRLSLRLTRPPHASTSSP, encoded by the coding sequence ATGGGGTCGGACTCGGCCCGGCGCGACCGATACCTGCGGCTCGTCGTCGACGTCACCGCGGAATTTGCCACGAAGCAGGACCTCTCCGCGCTGTTCGCCGCGATCGCGGGCCGCTGCGCGGAGGAGCTTGGCGAATGGTGTGCCATCGCGCGGATCGATCCCGAACACCCACAGGTCGTGATTGAGGCCCTCGCCCACGGCGATCGCGCGAAGGCCGGCGAGTTCCGGGCGGCACTCGAGGCCGCGCCCGTTCCGAAGGACGCCCCGATCCTCGCACAGATTCTCGCCGCTCAGGGCCCGGTGATCGTCTCGCCCGACACCTCGGAGACGGGGACGGCCGGCGCGTGGTCGCGGATCGGCGTGGTGACCGCGCTCGTCATTCCCTTTGCGGCCGCCGGAGCGTCAAGAGGAATCTTGGCGCTCGGCTCGGGGTCGCCCAGGCGGTGGGACGACGAGGAGATCCGGATCGCGTCCGTGATCGCTGAGCGTGTGGGCGTCGCGATGCGAAACGCGGGTCTGATCGAATCGGAGCGCCAGTCGCGGGCGGCCGCGGAGCGCCAGGCGCGGCTGTCCGACGCGTTGCTCAGGCTTCAGCGGCGGACGCATGCCGAGGAGAAAGCCCTCAGCGCTATCGCGATGGCAATCGCGGGGGAGACCGACCTTGGCCGCGTGCTCACAGTCGCGCTCGAGCCCCTCCGACAGCTGATTCGATTCAGCGGCGGGTCCATGGTCCTCGTCGAGGACGATGGATACATTGTGCGCGCCGCGGTCGGTCCGCACGCCGGGGAGGTGCTGGGACAGCGGGTGGCCAGGGATCGGGGACCGATCGCGCAGATTGTGGAGACCGGCCAATCGTTCCACACGGAGGACAGGGCGATGGCCGGGATCCCGTGGGTCGGGCCGGCGCGTTCGTGCCTGGCGGTGCCGTTGAGCTGGCACGGCCGGACCTTCGGCGTCCTGGAGGTGCACGCAGTTGAGGCGCACGCGCTCGAACGGGGGGTGCTGCCACTGCTCCAGAGAGTCGCGGCGATGCTGAGCGGTTCGGTCGAGCTCGCCCGCCGGTACGCGGCCGAAGTGCAGGCCACCGCAGAGGCGGAGACGGCACGACGCCAACTGATGCTGCTCGCCGAAGCGAGCCGGTTGCTTGCGACGTCGCTCGATGTCGAGGCGACGCTGTCGAGCATCGCGAGGCTGGCCGTCCCCGCGCTCGCCGACTGGTGTGCGGTCGATCTCGTTGAAGGACAGGGATTCGTGCGGCGCCATGTGTTTCACGCCGATCCTATCAAGGGGAGGCTCGCGGGCGAGCTCGAGGACAGGTATTCGCCGGACCCGCGCGCTCCTCAAGGGGCCCACAAGGTCATCCGGACCGGCCAGGCCGAGATCTGGCCGGAAACCCCTGATGTGCTCCTCGCGGGAGGGACCCGAAACGCCCGGCATCTGGAGGTCCTGCGCGCCCTGGGCCTGGGATCGACGATGGTCGTCCCTTTCGTAGCGCGGGGGCGCATGCTGGGCGCCCTGACGCTCGTCTCGACTCAAGCGGGTCGCCGCTACAATTCGACGGACCTGGCCCTGGCTGAAGAGATCGCGCGCCGCGCGGCGCTGGCCCTCGCCAATGCCGTGCTCCATCAGGCAGAGCAGGAGGCCCGCGAGTTCGCGGAGCACGCCGCGGACCGCACGGCGCGCCTGCAGGCGATGACGGCCGCCCTCTCTGGGGCGTTGACGCGGTCCCAGGTGGGCGATGTGATCGTCGAGCAGGGCGTCCACGCGCTGGGGGCGAGCGCCGGCCTGATGTCCTTACTGAGCGAGGACGGCACGACGCTCGTGGTCGTGCGCGACGTGGGATTTCCTAAGCCTGTCATGCGCCGCCAGCGGAACATCCCGATTTCGACCTCCACCCCGATGACGGACGCGGTCAAGACGGGCCAGCCGATCTGGTTCCATTCAAAGGACGCCTTGGTCGAACGGTACCCGCATTTGGTCGACGCGTTCGTGGTACCGCAAGAAGGGGCGCGCGCCGCGATTCCGTTGGCGCTCGGTGAGCGCGTGCTCGGGGTTTTGGTCCTCGTGTTCCCACACCAGCGAGACTTTCCCGAAGAAGATCGGGCGTTTCTGCGGAGCCTGGCGCAGCAGTGTGCGCAGGCGATCGATCGGGCACGACTGTACGAGCACGAGCATCGGGTCGCGGAAACGCTCCAGCGGGCGTTTCTGCCGGCCGGGCTCCCCGACCTGCCCGGCGTGACGCTCAACGCGGCGTACGTGCCCGGGGTCTCGGAGTCCGAAATCGGAGGCGACTGGTACGATGTCTTCCGGCTCCCGGACGGGCGCGTCGCGCTCTCCGTGGGCGACGTCGTGGGCCGGGGGCTCCAGGCCGCGGTGATCATGGGGCAGTTGCGGCAGTCCATTCGCGCGGCGGCGCTGGAGTTCCATTCCCCCGTCATGGTCCTCGACCGCGCCGGACGGGTGCTGCATCTTACCTATGAGGCCGAAGGCATGGCCACGGCCGTCTTCGGCATTTTCGATCCGACCTTGCTGACGTTCACCTACTCGACCGCCGGCCATCCCGCGCCGCTGCTGGCGCAGCCCGATAGCCGGGTGGAAGCGCTCGCGTGCGGCGGGCTGCCGTTGGGTGTCGAGACCCCAAACATCCCGCCGGCCTGGACCGTTCCCGTGCCGCGTGGATCTCTCCTGGTCCTCTACACGGACGGGTTGATCGAGTCGACACGGAACGTGGTGGAGGGAGAACGCGCGCTCATCGCCGCCGTGCGCGAGGAAGCCGGCAACCCTTCCCCCGACCCGGCGAGCGCCATCCTGGCCCGGATGATCCCGGGGAGCGATCCCCCCGACGACGTCGCGATCCTCACCATGGGGGTGTCCATGGAGGCCAGAACCCGGTTCGATCTCTCGATTCGAGCGACCCCGGCTGCCGGGCGGGTGGTGCGGCAAGCCCTGCGGCGGTTTCTCGCCGAGAACGACGTCGCCCCGGAGCAAGCGTCAAACTTCGAGGTGGCCCTCGGCGAGGCCCTCAACAACGCGATCGAACACGCCTATGGCGCCGTTCCTGGGATGATCGATGTTGGGGGGTGGCGGGAAGACGCCCGTCTGGTCGTCGAGGTATGTGACCACGGCCGGTGGCGGCCGGAACGGCAAGAAGATCGGGGACACGGCCTGCAAATCATGCGGGGACTCGTCGACACCGTTGACCTCAACGCCACCGAGTCGGGCACGACGGTCCGGCTCAGTCTGCGTCTGACCCGGCCTCCGCACGCTTCGACCTCGTCCCCGG
- a CDS encoding STAS domain-containing protein yields MTERANPSWPSLTFRTEERREAVVLHPAGEVDLATVSSLLSMLRSMSEGGRPVIVTLSGITYIDSTGIKALLDGHRLFQQRAQRLVLADPTSMVRKVIEITALEKVIPVYASLEQAVESLRAPAEPERGA; encoded by the coding sequence ATGACGGAACGGGCCAACCCCTCTTGGCCGTCACTGACATTCAGGACCGAGGAACGGCGCGAGGCGGTCGTCCTCCATCCCGCTGGGGAGGTCGACCTCGCGACCGTCTCCAGCTTGTTGTCGATGCTCAGGTCCATGAGCGAAGGCGGCCGTCCTGTCATCGTGACCCTGAGCGGAATTACGTACATCGACTCCACCGGGATCAAGGCGCTTCTGGATGGGCATCGCCTGTTTCAACAGCGGGCGCAGCGGTTGGTGCTGGCGGATCCGACGAGCATGGTCCGGAAGGTGATCGAGATTACCGCGCTCGAAAAGGTCATCCCCGTGTATGCCTCGCTTGAACAAGCCGTGGAATCCCTCCGCGCGCCGGCCGAGCCGGAGCGGGGAGCCTAG
- a CDS encoding ATP-binding protein produces MTRTLTEPAAESIDVTIPAKAEYVSIARLAAAAVAARQAFTYDEIEDLKIAVSEACNALIAAPKTQRRVPLRLRFLQETDALVIRVEARGTALELDMRANGEPRPLDERLLGIFLMQCLVDEVDIRHTGDLASVVLRLAKRRQEGFHAGPPPAEQD; encoded by the coding sequence ATGACGCGGACCCTCACTGAGCCGGCGGCGGAATCGATTGACGTCACGATCCCCGCGAAAGCGGAGTACGTGAGCATCGCGCGGCTGGCCGCCGCCGCCGTGGCGGCGCGCCAGGCGTTCACGTACGACGAGATCGAGGATCTCAAGATCGCCGTGTCCGAAGCCTGCAACGCCCTCATCGCGGCGCCGAAAACCCAGAGGAGAGTCCCCCTCCGCCTCCGCTTCCTCCAGGAGACCGATGCGCTGGTGATCCGGGTCGAGGCCCGGGGAACAGCGCTGGAGTTGGACATGAGAGCGAACGGCGAACCTCGGCCTCTCGATGAACGTCTGCTGGGGATTTTCTTGATGCAGTGTCTCGTCGATGAGGTCGACATCCGCCACACCGGGGACCTCGCCAGCGTCGTGCTCCGGTTGGCGAAGCGACGGCAGGAGGGATTCCATGCCGGCCCGCCGCCTGCTGAGCAAGACTGA
- a CDS encoding STAS domain-containing protein, producing the protein MSETGRFDIQHRGRATIIEVAGDLDISNAGRFEAALELALGSNHQTVVVSLAQASYFDSIGLHSLLRFAERLATTRRRFVVVASRGSTPRRVLEIAGVATSYLLFDSVDDALQSLA; encoded by the coding sequence GTGAGTGAAACCGGACGGTTCGACATCCAGCACCGCGGGCGCGCGACGATCATCGAGGTCGCCGGAGACCTCGACATCAGCAACGCCGGCCGGTTCGAGGCGGCGCTGGAGCTGGCCCTGGGGTCCAATCACCAAACCGTCGTGGTGTCGCTTGCCCAGGCGTCCTACTTCGACAGCATCGGGCTCCACTCGCTACTGCGGTTTGCGGAACGGCTGGCGACGACGCGGCGCCGGTTCGTCGTGGTTGCCTCGCGCGGCTCCACCCCGCGCCGAGTCCTGGAGATCGCGGGCGTCGCCACGAGCTACCTGCTGTTCGACTCTGTCGACGACGCGTTGCAATCGCTCGCCTGA
- a CDS encoding STAS domain-containing protein: MNTLATVEIQRHGDISLVQVRGEIDTSNVREVADVLEAEGPRTGADLVVDLSSVTYLNSATVKLLFELAEELRERQRQLRLVMNETAPMRGLLLMLGFDHVVPVHTRLEDALAEMRAGPTAGGDDDADPH, translated from the coding sequence ATGAACACGCTGGCCACGGTCGAAATCCAGCGGCACGGTGACATCTCCTTGGTGCAGGTGCGGGGAGAGATCGACACGTCGAATGTCCGCGAGGTTGCGGACGTCCTCGAGGCGGAGGGGCCGCGCACGGGAGCGGACCTGGTGGTCGATCTCTCCTCTGTCACCTATCTGAACAGCGCCACCGTGAAGCTGCTCTTCGAGCTGGCCGAGGAGCTGCGCGAGCGCCAGCGGCAACTGCGCCTGGTGATGAACGAGACGGCGCCCATGCGGGGACTGCTGCTCATGCTCGGGTTTGACCACGTCGTGCCCGTCCACACCAGGCTCGAAGACGCCCTCGCGGAGATGCGGGCCGGCCCCACAGCCGGAGGGGATGATGACGCGGACCCTCACTGA
- a CDS encoding SigB/SigF/SigG family RNA polymerase sigma factor, producing the protein MPARRLLSKTETRELFHRLRETQDTSAREALILAHQRLAIYLARKFGDRGEPLDDIVQVARIGLIKAVDRYDPARGIEFTTYATPTILGEIKRYFRDKLWPLHVPRRLRELNYALMRSVEELSQRLGRSPTITELAEEAGMPFDAVIEALEAGKAYSPISFDGEGAEDIDQERATSLADMIGELDATIEQWEDRDALEYALRRLPDRMREIVRLRFYEHFSQAEIGRRLDISQMHVSRKLREALGRLRSLIGN; encoded by the coding sequence ATGCCGGCCCGCCGCCTGCTGAGCAAGACTGAAACACGCGAGCTCTTCCATCGGCTGCGCGAAACCCAAGATACCTCGGCACGCGAAGCGCTGATTCTGGCGCACCAACGCCTGGCCATCTACCTGGCCAGGAAGTTCGGCGATCGAGGGGAGCCTCTCGACGACATCGTGCAGGTCGCCCGGATCGGCCTGATCAAAGCGGTCGACCGCTACGACCCGGCGCGCGGCATCGAGTTCACGACCTATGCCACGCCGACGATCTTGGGCGAGATCAAGCGGTATTTTCGGGACAAGCTGTGGCCGCTCCACGTCCCGCGGCGCCTCCGCGAGCTCAACTACGCGCTCATGCGTTCGGTCGAGGAGTTGTCCCAGCGCCTGGGCCGGTCGCCCACGATCACCGAGTTGGCCGAAGAGGCGGGGATGCCGTTCGACGCCGTGATCGAAGCGCTTGAAGCCGGCAAGGCCTACAGCCCGATCTCCTTCGATGGAGAAGGAGCGGAGGACATTGATCAAGAACGAGCGACCTCGCTGGCGGACATGATCGGGGAACTCGATGCGACGATCGAGCAGTGGGAAGACCGGGACGCCCTCGAGTATGCGCTGCGAAGGCTCCCCGACCGGATGCGAGAGATCGTTCGGTTGCGGTTCTATGAGCACTTCTCGCAGGCCGAGATCGGACGCAGGCTCGACATCTCGCAAATGCACGTCTCGCGGAAGCTCCGAGAAGCGCTGGGGCGCCTGCGATCGTTGATTGGGAACTGA